The genomic segment gtattcgattaagaatgtgacaagcggttaaaatcacttcaccccataagttgaagttcaacttagaaaacactaacatagaatttatcatctctagataagtcctatttttcctttcggtaacaccattgtgttgtggtgtataaggtgcagtgcactcatgaattatacaattttcttcacaaaatatattgaattcattagagaagtactctcctcctctatcacttctcaacaccttaatcttttatttagttgattttcaacttctaatttatacaatttaaaagcatcaaaagtttcatatttatgctttaaaagaaacacataggtatatctaccaaaattcatctataaaagtaagaaaatacattttaccacctctagttaaaacaccatttaattcaaaaagatcactatggattaaatctagtaaattagatgatcattctacactaggaaatggtttcttaatcatttttgccttaacgcatgtttcacatttaccatagtttttaatattgcatgaaatcataccacattttactattcttttcatggttgaaaaacctatatgcgatagtctaagatgccacaaaaataaagaatcatattcaacaatataggtggaattagcatttttattgataacattgaaagttacatcattggtgcacaatttaaccataccctcacaagagtaccattttcccaaaaatacatttgatttggtaagcataagtttaccgaactcaaaaacagctttaatgtcgagctttccaagcaaatcaccacttaccaagtttctactcatttcgggaacataaagtacattcactaatgtaactttcttgccggaggtgaaaaagacttcaatggtacatttgccaagtaccttggattttccctcattgcccatttgaatctcatggttgccctttgactcttcaaatgtcttgaacaatgatttggcataggtgacatggacggtggcacatgtatcataccaccaccctttcaccttgccttggactacattcacctcactaagggtagcaactatgttttcctcttgagttgcattcaccttgggtcattgttggtcttttctatgcctacactctctagcatagtgaccatttttcccacacacaaagcaaggacctttctcgcccttaaacttgtttgggttggtttttggatccaaaggtttctcgttaccctttttccctttgtttttgggatgttttggttgtgacaccgcatttgttttggaagtctctccattagacccctccataagtttatctctacatatcgattcctcttcgattccaatatgcttttggatttcctccaaagaataatcctcatttttatgaaggattcttttcctatagctcttccaagttggtggtaatttagccactatagcaccaacttgaaaggcctcgggaagctcaatctttaaaactttcagtttgttaacatatttgcaattcatgaatttgaggaagaataggtttatcaccaaaaaatttgaaatcaaagtattgagatatcaaaaactttttggtaccttcctcttccgccttgaactttttctcaagtgcatcccatatctccttggccgatttggtctcggtgtagaggtcatagagcctatcggaaagagcgttgaggatatgacccctacaaaggagattgtcctcctccctctttcttcttttctccacctcctcgggagtgtccttgtcggatggtgttgggagatgttctagagtggattctagaatgtaggcgattttgagagtggtcaaaaggaatctcaccttgtcttgccacctagtgaaattggatccatcaaacctatccaacctcacttggtcttgattcattatcttgatggtctcaccttccattgaaacaaacaaaggttaagcttttgaatgttaggaaaattaGATTGCcttaatggaaatggtaaaataatacaactctatacaataatattacaaataaatattgattgattaaataaagttacaactctataactgtaaaaatacaaataaacaaagaaaaggaagaagaagaagcagaagaagaaaataatggtgaaagatacaactctaaacaaaagattacaagtaaaggaaagaagtttgaaacaaaagaaaagaagattacaactctaaacaaaagttacaagtaaatagaaaatgacaataagaagaaaagcaatagagaaaaatgtaagaacagaacaaaaggaaactctcacttacacaacctaagtgaagagggttggggatcaccaacttaaacaaggtttaaaacctttgtccaaaagcttatttccccctaactcaagcactaagggatctctctcagatattggaaatgatttttggaattatcaagcctcaagatgtttctaaccaagtgctctaatggatagaaatgttgtgtctttcaactaagcttagagacaccctttgaatttcaaattccaccaaccccatggctgtcaccaatgtttaattggattaatatgaaattaaaaatgagatttgggagttagttgggttttttgagccgctCAACAAAGactgaaaaaactgaaaaaaatggtcagttttggcctgtggccgcggctagatacattagtggccgcggccactgaccattttcagcacttaaaaatatGTTGTTTTCCAAACGATTCCCAACcatcccaaatgattttgtaacccccaaaacacactattggggttaaaatcatatctctaatagtcatttcacatatggctttatgaaattcatctcaatattgtgtaatacaaaatttacacaataaagggtaatatttggaagttacaaatttgtaacatcaaatatgttacattatttggatatatctcatatatataaatattgtaactctctattatatgttagaatatgtgacactctttgtcacatttatttaatctaaaaattgagacaatagtaggacaacttgcaactgttatagagtcagaAAAACAAGTTTACCCCAACCAActcattcccaatccaaatagtcaaattgaaaatgaaaaggagaatgaagttgttgaagaacttgtaatatgcatccaaccccctaataaaaccaaagagttggatgaaataattttcgagactcatgaggaaaatgaaaaagatataattatatctcaagagcccataaataaacaaatttgtatatttactcaaaataaaaaggagtctaatataaatatgcaattttcttaGTTTATTGATATTcccttaaaattgcatatttctaattttcttgtaggtgtgaagttatcaattattatttatggcatatacaccaaagtcataactcaccctacaaatgaaattttacaccatcgattgggtgtaggttaaaagaaaaaaaaattatagtcgagctaaagactataaactaaagcgctttgtgggaggcaacccatacttttcatgtttcattttatatttcacttttgttgtgtgttatgtttcatgtttttcaaattccaaaaagattgaaggaaacttcttgcccaaaaagaaaagaagagaagaaaacaaaagagcaaaatcaaggaagcattcatTAAAGGGAGtatttcttaattttttccattttattaaacattgaggacaatgtttcatttaagtttgggggtagtgtgtatgtatttttctttgtgtttatgcatgtttttcatttgttgtaaaattcaaaaaatatattttttctttatttgtttttatgtgatttttcatttgttgtaaaatgtaaaaaatatatatattttcattgttttgtttgaaaaaaaaatattggcgattttcattttctaatgataagaattatgattgaaattgttcttagttcttagaaaaatataaataattattaagctttacttttaatttttaagttagttttgtttaaatatatatttttcataatatgtcacttttctattctattcgaatttgtgatatttggatatagtttatttaaacattaaattcttcaaatctctaaagaaaagaaaattgaaaaatcctagaatttgcttgattatttcttgagatttaatttatttttgtttgcataagcttgtctaaatgttcacatgatgatttgatatttttgtgtttgtatgttaagtacctattttgaaaacaattttaacttttcaaattaattacataagctttacttttatttatgattttctttgaactatttccattatgacGAAAACATtagacatcaccaattaaaaaaaaaatgtgtttttaatttttcttttgctcgaggattagcaaaatattaagtttgggggtgtgataactctacaaaatagagttattttaccactttttatgtgctaattgttgcttaattcttaagtttttaattgatttattaagttttaaagtaattttgaatttattgagtttattttgattttatatatttttgtgtgtttttatagttattttgttgtaaaatgttgtagttaattatttgaattattattgtttagtttgaggtaaaaaaaatgttgtattattgaaactaaattagttataattaatattttcaaagaattaaattgatttattttatagttgaaaatattttattatgatttattttgtagggaatttatggcatttttgctcttgaaaataaagaaaaatgaaggaaaggtggcattttcaagaattaaaactaaaaaaaataaggacaatatttcattttcaagaaagaaagacaagaaaaaaatgtggcatttttgccaTTTCCTTCAGCCTTTGGGCCGCCTACCAGGCCCAATGCCAGCTCTTCTCCAGCCATGCAACGACCTTCCCCTTTATTGAGCCCATAAATGGTCTATTTGTCTTATTTGTCTAAAAATGTCACATTTTACcctactttctacacattttacccaaaaatcagcattacaccctataatttacccctatttgccatattataattaattcaattaatttaatcaatttaattaattcaaattgattattttaataccctttttttggctataaataagggagtttatgGCATAATTTTTAGGGGGGATTACactacacaaagtttctacactttcaaacctctctattatcttcatctttttcttctttttgattaattttctatgtatttttagaggaacaatttggggttttcctccaaattttcctagttatgtttgtaattttttttgtttgtattttctattctagttatgagtttctaatctttttaagattattaaggtgatgatgaaacaatatgtaactagatagtatttattttgtatgttgatttctcattttgcaacaaagtttatagatttttcttttttcaaatatttcctttcatcttaaatatcatgtattttggattgttagcacatatttacaatttgttcttcattagtgcaaaaacataatattctttgtgtaagatgtgtcattaaattgtacacatccatgcttagaacaaaaatattatgttttgccttataaataatgttcattgatttatttgttatttcattagattgatttacactaaatgctttgaaattatactttttgaaaagtgaagatagatcctatatttttattaaaaaatttgtgcttaaatagaatatctaatttgaataagtgatggtttgattaatttctactattactaaaacttgggaatcaatatacttttaaatattattgaacttatattttgtggattctattatcttaataatctttcttttaccatcttgatttttattattaatttatgtttatatattgtctttaatttctttattatcatattttattttattttattgtcacaaattctcatcaatctttggggctgggttagaatttattaattttggtttaaaatagttttcttttcgattttagacaactcatttgagtacgacatccttgcttacatgaccactattctatatgaacgattcgtgcgcttgtaatttataaatatttaaaacatacccgttttggatCCATCAGAGAGAAAATCACATTGTAGTCTATACCCTCTCTTTGAGTGAACCCCCTAGCCACAAGTCTTGCCTTATACCTAGTCTTTTCTAAACCAAGAATTcattattttatcttataaatcCATTTGTTGCCAACCACTCTTCTTCCAGCACCTTTTTCTACTAAGATCCAAGTCTCATTTTTGTTTAAAGactcaatttcttctttcattGCCTTTTCCCACTCTTGTTTATCACTTGAACTCATAGCCTCCTCATAATAACTTGGTTCATCTTCACATATTTCAGCAACATTCAATGCATAATGCACCACATCTGCAAAACCAAATCTATTTGGGGGTTTAATAgctctcatttttctttctcgTACAAGTTGGTGATCTTGAGTGTCCTCTTCTTGTTCAAAATCATCACTTTCCACAACATCAGCTGGTTTTTGAACTTCACTCAAAATTTCTTCTGTATCATTCATGTCCTTTTGTTTCTCATTGCTTGGTATCTCCACCTCAAACTGTAGCTTACCATCTGAATCACATCTTGACTTATTAACTTATGACTTGACTGTGTCCTTATACAACTTACCTTCTTCAAAGATAACATCTCAGCTAATGAAGAACTATTGATGGTTCCCTAGTTCTGTGCTCCACATTGTGTACCCTTTAACACCTTCCGGATACCCAATAAAAACACACTTTCTTGCTCTAGGCTCAAGTTTTTCATGCTTGATGTGAGCATAAGCCACACAACCAAAAATTCTCAAATTTCCATAGCTTGTCGTGTGACCAAAACAAACTTCTATTGGAGTCCTAAACCCAATGGTTGATGATGGACACCTATTAATAAGAGAGCAAGTTGTCACAACTACCTCTGCCAGAAAACCTTAGGCAAACCCAAGTATACCAGCATACATTTGACTCTTTCAAGTATGGTTCTATTCATCCTTTCAGCTAGACAATTTTTTTGAGGGGTTCTTGGCATAATAAGATGTCTCCCTATACCATCTTGCCTACAAAAAAGATTAAATTCCTTTCCTTTGCACAAAACTCCAATCCATTGTCAGTTCTAAGCTTTTTAATCTTTTTAATCTTTCTATTAGTTTGAGTTTCAATCACAAATTTAAACTCTTTGAACTTTTTGAATGCAtcatttttatttcttaaaatgtaCACCCATACATGTCTAAAAAAATTATCTATGAAAGATAGAAAATACCTTGCACCTCCCTTTGAAATTTTCCTTGAAGGTCCCAATAAATCTGAATGTAGATTATCTAAAATGTCTTTAGTCTTGTGCAATCCAACTCCAAACTTGACTCTTGTAGATTTTCCAAGGAAACATTGCTCATAGAAACTCAGGTCTTGAATCTTGTCTTTGTCGAATACCCCTTTCTCACTAAGAATTTTCAGACCTCTCAAACTGATATGCCTGAGTCTTCTATGCCAAATCATGGTAGATTGCTCTGCATTCTTGGACACCAAATTCACTTTATGCTTAGAGGTACCTCCTTGTAACACATAAATTCCATTCTCAGTTGCTCATTTCATGATTATCATTGAGCCTTTAATAACCTTTAATTGACCATTCTCCACCTTAACAAGATAGTTATCTTGCTCAAGCATAGCAACTGAAATCAAGTTTCGTTTTAGCTAGAGAACATCCCAAACTTGTTGTAATTCTGTAACTCTTTCATCTTTTAATTCTAACTTGATTATGCCTATTCCAATAATGGGGCATGCTCTATTGTCTCCAAGTTTCACAGTACCTCCATTGATGACCTGATATTTAGAAAATTGACTTCTATCAAGACAAATATGGAAAGAAAATCCTGAATCAATGACCCAATCCTGATCTAAATATCTTTTTAGTGACCACCAATACACTAGCACTATCATGACCATCATTTTCTTCTCCTTCAGAAACAATATTGGCATCTCCATTCTTCTTGTGATTATAATCTTTCATTATAGGACAATCTTTCTTCAGATGTGAAGTTTTGTTACACATAAAATATcttctcttgaattttgagtttgtctTCCCTTTACTTGAATTATTCTGGCCCTTGTTCTCCTTCTTGTTAGCCTTTCCTCGAATCAATAGACCTTCCCCATTACTTTCTTCCATCTGCTCATATCTTCTCTTTATCTCCTTTGACATCAATGCATTATGCATTTCTTCTAATGTCAATGAGTCTTTACCATAGATCATGGTATCCACAAAATGCTCATAACTAATTGTGGGAAGAGAATTAAGGACTATGATTGTAACttcctcctaatccaagaccgttacactgtgtaattaatATAGTACTTAACTTGCTAAataagtcatttggacttaaaacgtgtaattaaaactaacaccaagtttaggtactaaaaatttaggtcaaaactcaacaattccattaaaagagtttgagttcgatacatgggatcccaacagagTTTAAAACTGTTACGGACTCAAAATGATTACaaaagtcgacctaagcgacaaaatcagggtccaaccctagttccaatagATGCCCTTGTCCTTGGCGGTCAAgtaggtcgcatatgtacaccctTCCCTTGAAGCTCTACAACTCATGGTAGTccatattttctttttctttacctgcatcatttagcacccgtgagccgaggctcagcaagaaaacataatcgtGCTCATGAGTAGTAAATCATCAGATCACAAAAttataattagcatgcctagcagtaataacctcaCTCGTCCATGCATTCAATCCATaaaagtgactatagagtcacactagggcccattgccctattctCCAGGCAGTGAGATGTGTTTTACTATCTTCGACGGGGAAAATTTTCTTATCTTCTGGTTTGCAGACCTCTGGAAATTACAAATTTGAGCATGCTGGTTTGATTTGGGAGACCCGGAGATCGACTTCTCAAAACTGAGTTTTTTGTTTCAAAAGAGTTCTCCTCAGAACTGAGACATATTGCTTAAAACCCTCTCGAGCTAGGCTACAAATGCCTAATGTCTCTTTATTCCGCCCAATAGGTAGCATTTATTTTCCCCCTGTTAACCCAACGGGCCCATCTTGTCCCACTCCGAATGGGCCCTTGGACCCTGAGACCCAACATGAGTAGCTGGGCTTCCATCCAAACTACCTCCGCCCAGAACTTTTGGACCTCTCAAATCAACACTTTTTAAGTCCGGCCCACTACAAGCATCTTGTACTGGGTCATTTGAATTAGGAGTAGGCACAGGCTCCATTTCAGGTATTACCAGCTGTCTCTTTTGCATTATCATCATTTCTGTGTTGGCTTTAGCTCCAAAACGGGACAACTTTGGTAAGCTCTGTTGTTTATTTTTGGGTCTCCAGACTTCCTTCTGTCTTCTAAACACTAAATGGGAAAGGTTTGGTTTTGCAGGCTGGGGACTCTTCTGGGCACCAGCCACCCTTTGACTTGCTGCACCTCTTCATCTTTAGACCCACTGATGAATATCTCCTCCATCGCCGGAGTTGGCAAAAGCACGAGATTAAACTGTTCTGGTGCCGGTGTAGTCACAAGGGGAGTGTAAGGCAAACCACTGCGTTCAGAGAAACGATCTTTAAGAGCGGATTGGGCCTTCAACCAAGGTCCAAAAAGATTTACTTCTACCCCATGCAAATTGCAAACCTTTGAAGGAATACGACTAACACAGAACTTCCTCCCATGACCAATGTTGCCACAGTTAAAGCAGAAATCACATTTGCACCAGTTAAAGTCTTTCATATTTCATTTGGACCCAGGCATAGTCCCCACTTTTCTTCTTCTGATAAAACCCTGCAAACAAGGGCTTTGAAAGTTGTACTTCGACTTTAATGCGAAGCTATTTGCACTAGTTTTGTAAACCATTGCCATTAAAGTCAACCTCTAAAATCTTGCCTACCTTTTCTCCAATGATTGTGGCATTATTACTAGACAATATTCAGGAGGTAAATTGTGGACTTGTACCCAAAATGCCACCGAGTCAAATGACATCTCACACAGATGTACATCAGCTTGCCATTCTTTTAACACTAAAAGATCTCCATTAATGCTCCAAGAGCTCCTATCAAGGACCCACTTCTTATCCGCTTCATGATCAAACGTAAAGCGGAAAATATTTCTATTGGACAATCCCACTTGAGCAATGGAAACAGTCTCGGGAAGGTTCCACACTCTAGAAAGAATACCCCTCGTGACCCGCAAACTCTGAAGTTTTTTGGACAAAAGTTTGCCATAAAGGCTCAGTAATGAGTAGTTATGGCACTTACCAGCATCCGGTTTGATATCCAAAGTGGCATTCTGAACATAAAGCACCACATGAGCCTCCGGATTAGTATTCTCCATATCACCTATAGGACAACCAAGAACCAACGCAAACGAAAAGCAAAACGCCAAGGAACGAGAAGACAACCACATGAAGCATAGAGAGAAGAAAGGGATGAACAAATAGAAGGGACAAGGGACCAAAGAGAACACAACACCATGACAAAAGGAGAACCAAAGAAAGAACTGGAAGCCAAAAAAAGGGGGAAGCAGACACATGAAAAGGAGGGTAAGGCTAAGCGAAAAGGTTGACAAGCTATGGAGCTTGGGAACAAAGATTGGAATCTTCGGAGTAGGAAGGCTTGGGGATTTGAGAAACACACACGACACTAGGAGAGAGAGTAGAGAGATATGCAAGTTAATGTACAGTGTGGAAAACCCTAGGCTCCCATGAAAATTTCTAGGTTGGAAAAATTATATGAACAACAGAAATCTAAACATTTTAAGCGTATTtggtataattatatttttaatgaaaatttcaCTTTATACAAATAATAGTATTGTGTATTACTGCTAGTTTGCTCTCTAAGTGACCTTTCTTTTTTATCAATATATCCAcgatctttaaaaaaaaataaaaaataaaaagctaCAAATGTTGGTTTGGATGAATGAGAATTGAAAGAGAGAAAAGATACAAGGAGTTTGAGCTCTGATGAGATTAGTATTCTACCTAGAAAAAGCTATGATAAAAGTATTGCCAGACAATTTGCAGCTAGATTTCTGATTTCTAAGTTGTTTTTGGTAGTGATTCTTTATTACGAGTAAGTTCGACGTTTGCTAACTCATAACTAGATTGGCTTAACTATAGCCTATATGGTTTGACAAGTTTACTATTCTTCTTctcccttatttttttttttaaataactttCCACCAAATTCCCAATTTAGTTACTATAATAGGCACTCTCTAGGGGGGaacaaaaaaagagaagaaaagagagaagaagtGGAAGAAATATGGGTAATGAAATCTTTGTGCTTGGTATTGGGAAAAAGTAATTGGGTCAACAGTATTATGCATTTTTAAGCTTAAAATATTGTAAGTGtcaataaaatattcataaataaTACAACATACGAAATGTAGTAATTTAAAAAGTATTAAATGTGCCACATTAATACTTATATATTCAATATATATttaacatattttaaaataatatatccacaacctaaaaaagaaaaaaacaatgtagaaactttttcttttttgaaaaacAATTTCTTTGACCTTAGTAtttcttttaatgaaatataGTTAATTTAGAAGCTAAGCTTACTCCTTAGATCGGTCCTACCTTCCCTTTTATATTTAATCAcgcttgtatttttatttatggGCCACAACTTATTTATAATAATCTAAAAGATAAAACTAcacattaaaaattacataaataatCAGTATAAAAAGATTAACATCAATACCATCTAAAACTTGTATAAATACCCTCATCCATCCACAATTATAAACTAATCCAACCATTTTTTCTCCTATATTTCATCATGAGAACTCATATTTTTCCTTTCCTCACTATTTTTCTTCCCCTTTCCTTCTCCTTCATCCTCTCAACTGTCCATCTCTCCCTCGTggcttcttcttcctcctcaaatcTCATCCAAGACACCTGCAAAAAGTGTTCCGACACTGACCCAAATCTCAAGTACAACTTTTGCACAGGCTCCTTCGAGTCCTCGCCCGACGGTCGCCAATGCACCAGTCTCCGAGACTTGGGTCTCGTCTCGATAAGATTGACCAAAAACAACGTGACTTCTACTAAGCATTTCATCAAACACCTTCTCCACAatgataagaagaagaagaaattagacCCTTACGTAAAGGCTTGCTTGACCGACTGCATGGAGTTGTTTAATGATGCGTTGTCGACGATCAAAGTGGTTGTGAAGGATTATAAGGCGAAGCGATACGACGACGCGAATATTAATTTGAGTTCGGTGCTTGATGCTTCGTCGACGTGTGAAGATGGATTTAAGGAGAGCGATAGTACTAAAAAGCATGTTGTTTCGCCTTTGACGAAGAGAAACGACAATGCGTTTCAGCTTACTGCTATTTCTCTTTCCATTATAAATATGCtccataattaaattaatattaaaaaataatttatttgtatttaattatattgtttaatattttaattaaaaattaatacatGGGTCTacacataattatttttttacatctTTACTTCATGTTAGATTTTATCATTATAATAAGCACATAACACAAATAAATAGAtaagaattgaaaaaaaaaaaagtgagagaGTATGTGATAGGGTATGAGAAAACATAGATG from the Humulus lupulus chromosome X, drHumLupu1.1, whole genome shotgun sequence genome contains:
- the LOC133804076 gene encoding putative invertase inhibitor; translation: MRTHIFPFLTIFLPLSFSFILSTVHLSLVASSSSSNLIQDTCKKCSDTDPNLKYNFCTGSFESSPDGRQCTSLRDLGLVSIRLTKNNVTSTKHFIKHLLHNDKKKKKLDPYVKACLTDCMELFNDALSTIKVVVKDYKAKRYDDANINLSSVLDASSTCEDGFKESDSTKKHVVSPLTKRNDNAFQLTAISLSIINMLHN